A single Bosea sp. PAMC 26642 DNA region contains:
- a CDS encoding WecB/TagA/CpsF family glycosyltransferase: MQAFETVVVGGITTARLTRSELARQMVQDCRLSRAGELTVPRVVIASNGASIATFHREASFRDLLDQADIIDADGMPLVLATRLLCKRPLQERVATTDFIHDASDAAVENGLRFFFLGALPGVAALAAKALTARHRGLEIVGIRDGYFNKEDEPAICEEIVASGADVLWLGLGTPHQEAFAIANRHRLSGLAWIRTCGGLFDHCAGLRRRAPAWMQTAGLEWLHRAALEPRRLGTRYLKTNPSAAYHLATKTHD, translated from the coding sequence ATGCAGGCCTTCGAAACGGTGGTTGTCGGCGGCATTACGACCGCCCGCCTGACGCGCTCGGAGTTGGCCCGGCAGATGGTGCAGGATTGCCGGCTCTCCAGAGCGGGTGAACTTACGGTTCCGCGGGTCGTGATCGCATCGAACGGCGCCTCGATCGCCACCTTTCATCGCGAAGCCAGCTTTCGGGACCTGCTCGATCAGGCCGACATCATCGACGCCGACGGTATGCCGCTGGTCCTTGCGACGCGCCTGCTCTGCAAGCGTCCGCTGCAGGAGCGGGTCGCGACGACCGATTTCATCCATGATGCATCCGATGCCGCAGTCGAAAACGGGTTGCGGTTCTTCTTCCTCGGCGCGCTGCCCGGCGTGGCGGCGCTTGCGGCCAAGGCGCTGACCGCGCGCCATCGCGGCCTCGAGATCGTCGGCATCCGCGACGGCTATTTCAACAAGGAGGACGAGCCCGCGATCTGCGAAGAGATCGTGGCGAGCGGAGCCGACGTGCTCTGGCTGGGCCTCGGGACGCCGCATCAGGAGGCGTTCGCGATCGCCAACCGCCATCGCCTGAGTGGGCTCGCCTGGATCAGGACATGCGGGGGCCTGTTCGATCATTGCGCCGGGCTGCGGCGCCGGGCACCGGCCTGGATGCAGACGGCCGGTCTCGAATGGCTGCATCGGGCGGCGCTCGAACCGAGGCGCCTGGGAACCCGGTATCTGAAGACCAATCCGAGCGCGGCCTACCATCTCGCCACCAAGACGCACGACTAG
- the paoC gene encoding aldehyde oxidoreductase molybdenum-binding subunit PaoC — protein sequence MKFDKPATENPIDQLKIVGQPHDRLDGPLKVTGGARYAYEQHDVVPNQAYGYVLGSTIAKGKIASLALDAARNAPGVLAVITATEAGKLAKGKRNTARLLAGPDIEHYHQAVALVVAETFEEARAAASLIRVEYVAAAGAFDLDAAKSGAAEPEGDDPSLADTHVGDFPGAFAKASVQLDETYSTPDQSHAMMEPHATLAAWEGDNLTLWTSNQMVAWGVADMAQTLGIPKEKIRIVSPFIGGGFGGKLFLRSDVLLAALGARAARRPVKVALQRPLIMNNTTHRPATIQRIRIGANTDGRITAIGHESWSGDLAVGGPEVAVQQTRLLYAGANRMTAMRLAVLDLPEGNAMRAPGEAPGLMALEMAMDEMAEKLGIDPIAFRVLNDTQVDPEKPERPFSMRRLEECFRLGAERFGWERRAARPGQMRDGRWLVGIGVASAFRNNLVMKSAARVRLEADGTVTVETDMTDIGTGSYTIIGQTAAEMLGVSLDKVVVRLGDSRFPVSAGSGGQWGANSSTAGVYAACVRLREAVAQKLGINSTEAVFAYDTVRAGNRSLPLVRAVEAGPLVGEDMMEYGDLDETHQQSTFGAHFVEVGVDAATAETRIRRMLAVCSAGRILNPKTARSQVIGAMTMGAGAALMEELAVDTRRGFFVNHDLAGYEVPVHADIPHQDVVFLDETDPMSSPMKAKGVGELGICGVGAAVANAIYNATGARVRDYPITLDKLLNRMPDAA from the coding sequence ATGAAATTCGACAAGCCCGCAACAGAGAACCCGATCGACCAGCTGAAGATCGTCGGCCAGCCCCACGACCGCCTCGACGGACCGCTGAAAGTTACCGGCGGCGCGCGCTACGCCTACGAGCAGCACGATGTCGTGCCGAACCAGGCCTATGGCTACGTCCTCGGCTCGACCATCGCCAAGGGCAAAATCGCATCGCTCGCGCTCGATGCGGCCCGAAACGCACCGGGCGTTCTCGCCGTCATCACGGCCACGGAGGCCGGCAAACTTGCAAAGGGCAAACGGAACACGGCGCGCCTGCTCGCAGGACCGGATATCGAACACTACCATCAAGCGGTGGCGCTCGTCGTAGCCGAGACCTTCGAAGAAGCCCGTGCTGCCGCAAGCCTCATCCGGGTCGAGTATGTTGCTGCCGCAGGCGCGTTCGATCTCGATGCCGCGAAGAGCGGGGCTGCCGAACCCGAGGGCGACGATCCAAGTCTGGCCGACACGCATGTCGGCGACTTCCCCGGTGCCTTTGCGAAGGCTTCGGTCCAGCTCGATGAAACCTACAGCACGCCCGATCAAAGCCATGCGATGATGGAACCGCACGCGACGCTGGCGGCCTGGGAGGGCGACAACCTCACGCTCTGGACCTCCAACCAGATGGTCGCCTGGGGGGTTGCCGACATGGCGCAAACGCTGGGAATCCCCAAGGAGAAGATCCGTATCGTCTCCCCGTTCATCGGCGGGGGCTTCGGCGGCAAGCTCTTCCTGCGCTCGGATGTGCTGTTGGCGGCGCTGGGAGCACGAGCGGCCAGGCGTCCCGTCAAGGTGGCGCTGCAGCGGCCGCTGATCATGAACAACACGACGCATCGACCGGCGACGATCCAGCGTATCCGGATCGGGGCGAACACGGACGGCCGGATCACGGCGATCGGCCATGAGAGCTGGTCAGGCGACCTTGCCGTCGGGGGACCTGAAGTGGCGGTTCAGCAGACGAGGCTGCTTTACGCTGGCGCAAACCGCATGACGGCGATGCGCCTGGCCGTTCTGGACCTGCCTGAGGGCAACGCCATGCGCGCGCCGGGAGAGGCGCCGGGTCTCATGGCCCTGGAAATGGCGATGGACGAGATGGCCGAGAAGCTCGGCATCGACCCGATCGCGTTTCGGGTCCTCAACGACACGCAGGTCGATCCGGAAAAGCCGGAGCGGCCGTTCTCGATGCGCCGCCTCGAGGAATGCTTTCGGCTGGGCGCCGAGCGCTTCGGCTGGGAGCGGCGGGCTGCACGGCCGGGCCAGATGCGGGATGGCCGCTGGCTGGTCGGAATCGGCGTTGCAAGCGCCTTCCGCAACAACCTGGTGATGAAATCGGCGGCCCGTGTCCGGCTTGAGGCCGACGGTACGGTCACGGTCGAGACGGACATGACCGACATCGGTACCGGCAGCTACACCATCATCGGCCAGACCGCGGCGGAGATGCTCGGCGTCTCTCTCGACAAGGTTGTCGTGCGGTTGGGTGATTCCCGGTTTCCCGTGTCGGCGGGGTCGGGCGGGCAATGGGGCGCCAACAGCTCGACAGCCGGCGTCTATGCAGCCTGCGTCAGGCTGCGCGAAGCCGTCGCCCAGAAACTCGGCATCAACTCCACCGAGGCGGTTTTCGCCTATGACACGGTTCGCGCGGGCAATCGCAGCCTGCCGCTTGTTCGCGCCGTCGAGGCAGGTCCGTTGGTCGGCGAGGATATGATGGAATACGGAGATCTCGACGAGACACATCAGCAATCGACCTTCGGCGCGCATTTCGTCGAAGTTGGTGTCGATGCGGCCACCGCCGAGACACGGATCAGGCGAATGCTCGCGGTCTGCTCGGCCGGTCGAATCCTCAATCCCAAGACAGCCCGCAGTCAGGTCATCGGCGCGATGACGATGGGCGCAGGAGCCGCTTTGATGGAAGAACTGGCCGTCGATACCCGCCGCGGCTTCTTCGTCAATCACGATCTTGCCGGTTATGAGGTGCCTGTTCATGCCGACATCCCGCATCAGGATGTCGTCTTCCTCGACGAAACCGACCCGATGTCCTCGCCGATGAAGGCAAAAGGCGTGGGAGAACTCGGCATCTGCGGTGTCGGCGCCGCCGTCGCGAACGCGATCTACAACGCCACCGGCGCGCGCGTACGCGACTATCCGATCACGCTCGACAAATTGCTGAACCGTATGCCGGATGCCGCATAG
- a CDS encoding GNVR domain-containing protein, with amino-acid sequence MDKAAAQLSKSVSVRTEPNSEVLKIVFRHRDPVVSAQFANALAQSFIERQIKLLDRPGAVDFFRVQTSRFDAEVERQSALFHTFVTKQMTYSVDDQRTLLLRRSSELAAALSATRGQLAEKQGQAAALTAQLRLLKPVTQSPFVSTLVDSLGGKALVGPVPRSPSRGGSIEGEPPLLMIKVYQDGIAALFKLNSDLAGIRDMQTQQEAEVAKINGELAALAASQTEFERLKRDVALATYNAEIYAKRTVEEQIESDLRSAKLSNVRVIQGSLVPLQAVFPNGPIFAALGLVFGTILGLAVTLLIESLSADSTAPLVERRSQSATPAPVANDQPAGARPVLHRPSLVASMAVARDRGPGQVSSRQA; translated from the coding sequence ATGGACAAGGCGGCGGCGCAGCTGAGCAAATCGGTCTCGGTGCGGACCGAACCTAATTCCGAAGTTCTCAAGATCGTGTTTCGCCATCGCGATCCGGTGGTCTCGGCGCAGTTCGCCAACGCCCTTGCCCAGTCCTTCATCGAGCGTCAGATCAAGCTGCTCGATCGGCCGGGCGCGGTCGACTTCTTTCGGGTCCAGACGAGCCGCTTCGACGCGGAGGTCGAGCGCCAGTCGGCATTGTTTCATACGTTCGTGACCAAGCAGATGACCTATTCGGTCGACGATCAGCGGACGCTGCTGCTGCGGCGTTCGAGCGAACTCGCCGCAGCGTTGAGTGCGACGCGCGGCCAGCTAGCCGAAAAACAGGGTCAGGCCGCGGCTCTGACCGCCCAATTGCGGCTGCTGAAGCCCGTCACGCAGTCACCCTTCGTCTCTACCCTCGTCGATAGCCTCGGGGGCAAGGCTCTTGTCGGACCGGTTCCGAGAAGCCCATCGCGCGGGGGGTCGATCGAAGGCGAGCCGCCCTTGCTGATGATCAAGGTCTATCAGGACGGCATTGCCGCCCTTTTCAAGCTGAACTCCGATCTAGCCGGCATCAGGGACATGCAAACCCAGCAGGAGGCCGAGGTTGCCAAGATCAATGGTGAACTCGCCGCACTTGCCGCGAGCCAGACCGAGTTCGAGCGCTTGAAGCGGGATGTCGCATTGGCGACATACAACGCCGAAATTTACGCCAAGCGAACAGTCGAAGAGCAGATCGAATCTGATCTGAGGTCGGCGAAGCTGTCCAATGTGCGCGTCATCCAGGGATCGCTCGTGCCCCTGCAGGCGGTGTTCCCCAACGGGCCCATCTTTGCCGCTCTTGGACTTGTGTTCGGCACGATCCTCGGTCTCGCCGTGACGCTCCTGATCGAGAGCCTGAGCGCGGACTCCACCGCTCCGCTGGTGGAGCGCCGCTCCCAAAGCGCGACGCCTGCGCCTGTTGCCAACGACCAGCCGGCCGGCGCACGACCCGTCCTGCATCGGCCCTCGCTCGTGGCATCCATGGCGGTGGCGCGCGACAGAGGGCCGGGTCAGGTATCGTCGCGGCAGGCCTAG
- a CDS encoding GH12 family glycosyl hydrolase domain-containing protein, whose amino-acid sequence MAYINAKGLQLKTSGPTNNWPSSSTGSETQLGSAGNDIFHGLGYDKLIGGAGDDTYVLWDDRPAMVELAGQGTDTIDSRYWGAVKLPDNIENLFLNSPGANSGTGNALNNVIVAGTVAATLDGLGGDDVLVGGSGADLFRVTAGNGSDAIMNFKPGHDVIQLNNYGVSSFSQLKSLAAQSGSDVVFSFANGEKLVVRDVALSTLAANDFGMKPDAAPLPSGYSQLTGPGAAYSAKGWYVLNNVWNPGTLVYGKDYSIDSSYTASDLTAKTTFNWSFPLSTDAYRPILAYPEVIFGPAPMSGGKKVTDVAGVFPVKVSALSDFKADYDVSYQGNTDGFNVSFDIWLTNVPNGGPSTVTNEVMIWVHKGGLPPYGDLVGTYQNGDVTGKIYVSHSNAWTYTAVILDKDLPRGEMDIGGIFDKLQSLGIVSANEYVASVELGAEVVAGTGSLTINNLDLKVQTYGANGHETLMSVTGAGTTFTDISPSVTPPPIPEVPPTTPAPTGDDRVAYSSKAALVDGGAGHDTLVLNERATVELGNSTSSQVPTGSAYVKNFESVDASGSTGAVTLNGSQSNNTLTGSAFADTLRGGDGDDLLVGGGQADYLYGGAGNDRIVYDAADVVVSGDAGVDTLVLKKAATVELGNFWSSMVPGGSAYVMGFEDVDASGSNAGVTLRGSQYNNALAGSAFADTMTGGGGYDTFVFNTKVGGSNIDKITDFQSANDKIGLDDLIFAGLPSGTLAAGAFRAGTAAVTAAQKIVYDESTGKLYYDKDGSGSQYQPVQFAVLENHPHITNTDFFVI is encoded by the coding sequence ATGGCGTATATCAATGCCAAGGGCCTTCAGCTCAAGACATCCGGGCCAACCAACAACTGGCCGTCGAGCAGCACCGGCAGCGAGACGCAGCTTGGCAGCGCGGGGAACGACATCTTCCATGGCTTGGGATACGACAAGCTCATCGGCGGAGCGGGTGACGATACCTATGTGCTGTGGGATGATCGACCGGCGATGGTCGAATTGGCCGGCCAAGGGACCGACACGATCGACAGCCGCTATTGGGGTGCGGTGAAGCTTCCCGACAATATCGAAAACCTGTTCTTGAACTCCCCCGGCGCGAATTCCGGCACGGGCAATGCGCTCAACAATGTCATCGTTGCAGGAACGGTTGCAGCAACCCTCGACGGTCTGGGCGGAGACGACGTCCTCGTCGGCGGAAGCGGAGCGGATCTCTTCCGCGTCACGGCCGGAAACGGCTCCGACGCCATCATGAATTTCAAGCCCGGCCACGACGTCATTCAATTGAACAATTACGGGGTTTCGAGCTTCAGCCAATTGAAGTCGCTCGCGGCCCAGTCCGGGTCCGATGTCGTGTTCAGCTTCGCCAATGGCGAGAAGCTCGTCGTCCGCGACGTCGCGCTGTCGACACTCGCCGCCAATGATTTCGGAATGAAGCCCGACGCGGCTCCTCTGCCGTCGGGATACTCGCAATTGACCGGGCCAGGCGCCGCCTACAGCGCGAAAGGCTGGTATGTCCTCAACAACGTCTGGAACCCGGGGACGCTGGTCTACGGCAAGGACTACTCCATCGACAGCTCGTACACCGCTTCGGACCTGACGGCGAAGACGACCTTCAACTGGTCGTTTCCGTTGTCGACCGATGCCTATCGGCCGATCCTGGCCTATCCGGAGGTCATTTTCGGCCCCGCTCCTATGAGCGGCGGCAAGAAGGTCACGGACGTGGCGGGGGTCTTTCCCGTCAAGGTCAGCGCCCTGTCGGATTTCAAGGCCGATTACGACGTCAGCTATCAGGGGAACACCGACGGCTTCAACGTGTCCTTCGACATCTGGCTGACCAACGTCCCCAATGGCGGCCCGAGCACGGTCACCAACGAGGTCATGATCTGGGTCCACAAGGGTGGCCTGCCGCCCTATGGCGACCTCGTCGGAACTTACCAGAATGGCGACGTGACCGGGAAGATCTACGTTTCCCACAGCAACGCCTGGACCTATACGGCCGTTATTCTGGACAAGGACCTGCCTCGCGGCGAGATGGATATCGGCGGGATCTTCGACAAGCTGCAAAGCCTCGGGATCGTCTCGGCCAATGAATATGTGGCGTCCGTCGAACTGGGCGCGGAGGTCGTTGCCGGCACCGGATCGCTGACGATCAACAATCTGGATCTGAAGGTCCAGACCTATGGAGCGAATGGCCACGAGACGCTGATGAGCGTGACCGGCGCCGGCACGACCTTCACCGACATTTCCCCATCGGTGACGCCACCGCCGATTCCGGAGGTGCCACCGACGACCCCGGCTCCCACCGGCGACGACCGGGTCGCGTACAGCTCTAAGGCAGCGCTCGTGGACGGAGGCGCAGGGCACGACACTCTCGTCCTGAACGAGCGCGCGACCGTCGAGCTGGGCAATTCAACCAGCAGTCAGGTCCCGACCGGTTCGGCCTATGTCAAGAATTTCGAAAGCGTCGATGCGTCCGGTTCGACCGGGGCAGTGACGCTGAACGGCTCGCAATCCAACAATACGCTCACCGGAAGCGCCTTTGCCGATACACTGCGGGGCGGAGACGGCGACGACCTGCTGGTCGGCGGCGGCCAGGCAGACTACCTCTATGGCGGGGCCGGCAACGATCGCATCGTCTATGATGCCGCGGATGTCGTCGTTTCCGGCGACGCAGGCGTCGACACCCTCGTGCTCAAAAAGGCGGCGACGGTCGAGCTTGGGAATTTCTGGAGCAGCATGGTTCCCGGCGGTTCGGCCTATGTCATGGGCTTCGAAGACGTGGATGCATCGGGCTCCAATGCGGGCGTGACGCTGCGCGGTTCGCAGTACAACAACGCGCTCGCCGGCAGTGCCTTCGCCGACACGATGACGGGCGGCGGCGGCTACGACACCTTCGTCTTCAATACGAAGGTCGGCGGATCGAACATCGACAAGATCACGGATTTCCAGTCCGCCAACGACAAGATCGGTCTGGATGACCTGATCTTTGCCGGTCTGCCGTCGGGGACTCTGGCGGCCGGCGCGTTTCGCGCGGGTACTGCCGCCGTGACCGCAGCCCAGAAAATCGTCTACGATGAATCGACCGGCAAGCTTTATTACGACAAGGACGGCTCGGGAAGCCAATATCAGCCGGTCCAGTTCGCCGTTCTCGAGAACCACCCTCACATCACGAATACGGATTTCTTCGTGATTTGA
- a CDS encoding glycosyltransferase, producing the protein MKLTIGIKALNEERHIAAALGSAVEAAGAVGGEVILADSGSVDRTIEIAGRYPVRIVQLADPNERSCGAGAQLAFQHAQGEYFYLLDGDMVIEPGFLPAAIAFIEANPDVAGVGGHVQEMHTQAQEFQIRAESVRREANWLPGTVDRLDCGGLYRASAIREAGYFADRNLHAFEEFDLGARLRARGWKLARIDVPAVKHYGHAMDGYRLMWKRFRSGYSGATGEVLRGALGREHFKLVLRDLGHIRNGIVVILWWVLLIALAFAPGLSPAGRLGLILAALLVPIGFLSVRRRSIRLGLYSFVSWNAGAAGLIAGFFRKRVPPRQPLASVTVGGEQMTAR; encoded by the coding sequence ATGAAACTGACGATCGGCATCAAGGCGCTCAACGAAGAGAGGCATATCGCGGCGGCATTGGGCAGCGCCGTCGAGGCCGCAGGTGCCGTGGGCGGCGAGGTGATCCTGGCCGATAGCGGGTCGGTCGATCGGACGATCGAAATCGCCGGCCGGTATCCGGTCCGGATCGTCCAGCTCGCCGATCCGAACGAACGTTCCTGTGGAGCCGGTGCGCAGCTCGCCTTCCAACATGCGCAAGGCGAATATTTCTATCTGCTGGACGGCGACATGGTCATCGAGCCCGGGTTTCTCCCGGCCGCGATCGCATTCATCGAAGCCAATCCCGATGTCGCGGGCGTCGGCGGCCATGTCCAGGAGATGCACACGCAGGCCCAGGAGTTCCAGATCCGCGCCGAGAGCGTTCGGCGCGAAGCCAACTGGCTGCCCGGCACTGTCGACAGACTGGATTGTGGCGGCCTCTACCGAGCTTCGGCCATCCGGGAGGCCGGATATTTCGCGGATCGGAATCTCCACGCCTTCGAGGAGTTCGACCTCGGCGCGCGGCTGCGCGCCCGCGGCTGGAAGCTCGCGCGGATCGACGTTCCAGCGGTGAAACACTACGGCCATGCGATGGATGGCTACCGCCTGATGTGGAAGCGGTTCAGGTCCGGCTATTCCGGAGCGACCGGCGAGGTTCTTCGTGGGGCCCTCGGACGCGAGCATTTCAAGCTCGTCCTGCGCGACCTCGGCCATATCCGCAACGGCATCGTCGTCATCCTGTGGTGGGTGTTGCTGATCGCGCTTGCCTTCGCGCCGGGGCTGAGCCCCGCGGGACGACTGGGCCTGATCTTGGCGGCGCTGCTCGTGCCGATCGGGTTCCTTTCCGTCCGACGCCGCTCGATCCGGCTCGGACTATACTCTTTCGTATCCTGGAACGCCGGTGCAGCGGGTTTGATCGCCGGTTTCTTCCGCAAAAGGGTGCCGCCGCGCCAACCCCTGGCATCGGTGACGGTCGGCGGCGAGCAGATGACCGCGCGCTGA
- a CDS encoding glycosyltransferase, protein MTDSTSSIVFMVSHSSPGGAQEIWANIAEGFSELGFSAKLCALYPFQGKMVEAPAKLPWTHIVPRRPTSIAGRMQLLAALVRFFRKERPDFVLTAMPAANVIVPLAAKLAGVKTRCVISHHTPVMTYNRLLNAADGIIGRLANVQTIVSVSDTVSRSLDGKSAGYRAKRRTIHNALPPRIEARLAALASTRKPASPRHKLVATGRLAAQKNYPVLIRAMALLPDAIAYIVGSGPDEIELKELAANLGVTDRMVFLGQLPREETLSVLAGGDVFVQPSLFEGHSLALIEAAVLRLPLVVSSVPVQVEGVTSEDGQLCGIVVDPHDEVGLANAIRSLLEDDAQYDSWTAKAGHLASTATFDRMMAAYGRVVGRE, encoded by the coding sequence ATGACCGACAGTACTTCATCTATCGTCTTCATGGTATCGCATTCATCTCCTGGCGGCGCACAGGAGATATGGGCTAATATTGCCGAGGGTTTCAGCGAACTGGGGTTCAGCGCCAAGTTGTGCGCCCTGTACCCGTTCCAGGGCAAAATGGTGGAAGCCCCGGCGAAGTTGCCCTGGACCCATATTGTCCCCAGGCGCCCGACCTCGATTGCCGGGCGGATGCAGCTCCTCGCGGCATTGGTTCGTTTTTTCCGCAAGGAGCGGCCGGATTTCGTGCTGACCGCCATGCCCGCGGCCAATGTGATCGTGCCTTTGGCTGCGAAGCTTGCCGGCGTGAAGACGCGCTGCGTTATCTCGCACCATACCCCGGTCATGACATATAATCGGCTGCTAAACGCGGCGGACGGCATCATCGGCCGTCTCGCCAACGTTCAGACCATCGTCAGCGTCTCGGACACCGTCAGCAGGTCCCTGGACGGAAAATCGGCCGGTTACAGGGCCAAGCGGCGCACCATCCACAACGCGCTCCCGCCTCGGATCGAAGCACGCCTTGCCGCGCTTGCCTCGACGCGCAAACCGGCGAGCCCGCGTCACAAGCTCGTCGCGACGGGACGCCTTGCCGCGCAGAAGAACTATCCCGTGCTGATCCGGGCGATGGCTCTCCTGCCCGATGCCATAGCCTATATCGTCGGCTCCGGCCCCGACGAGATCGAGCTCAAGGAGCTCGCCGCCAACCTCGGCGTGACGGATCGCATGGTGTTCCTGGGTCAACTGCCGCGGGAAGAGACCTTGTCAGTCCTTGCCGGCGGCGACGTCTTCGTCCAGCCGAGCCTTTTCGAGGGACACAGCCTTGCGCTCATCGAGGCTGCGGTCTTGCGCCTTCCCTTGGTCGTGTCGAGCGTGCCGGTTCAGGTCGAAGGCGTGACGAGTGAGGATGGACAGCTCTGCGGCATCGTGGTCGATCCTCATGATGAGGTCGGGCTCGCGAACGCCATCCGATCGCTCCTGGAAGACGATGCCCAATACGATTCCTGGACCGCCAAGGCCGGCCATCTGGCCTCGACGGCCACATTCGACAGGATGATGGCGGCTTACGGTCGCGTCGTCGGCCGAGAATGA
- a CDS encoding FAD binding domain-containing protein: protein MRAFTYERAGSPTAAAAAAAANPAAKFIAGGTNLLDLMKLQIEAPTHLIDVNGLNLDTIESTPDGGLRIGALVRNTALASDERVRRDYGVLSRAILAGASGQLRNRATTAGNLLQRTRCPYFYDTAQPCNKRQPGSGCSAIGGFTRQLAVVGSSEACIATHPSDMAVALRLLDATVETLKPNGTKRSITIADFHRLPGTTPHIETAMEAGELITAVTLPKPVGGTQIYRKVRDRASYAFALVSVAAIVQRDGSGRVALGGVAPKPWRSEQAEAELSRGAKATAAVLLDGAKPTRENAFKLPLVERTLGAVLAEARA from the coding sequence ATGAGAGCTTTTACCTACGAGCGCGCCGGCTCTCCGACGGCGGCCGCGGCGGCCGCGGCCGCCAACCCGGCGGCGAAGTTCATCGCCGGCGGGACCAATCTGCTCGACCTGATGAAGCTGCAGATCGAGGCACCGACACATCTCATCGACGTCAATGGCCTCAACCTCGACACCATCGAATCGACGCCCGACGGGGGGCTGCGCATCGGCGCCTTGGTCCGTAATACGGCGCTGGCATCCGACGAGCGCGTGCGCCGCGACTATGGCGTGCTGTCCCGTGCGATCCTGGCAGGTGCGTCGGGGCAGTTGCGCAACCGCGCGACGACAGCTGGAAATCTGCTCCAGCGGACCCGTTGTCCCTATTTTTACGATACCGCCCAACCCTGCAACAAGCGCCAGCCCGGTAGCGGCTGCTCGGCGATCGGCGGCTTCACGCGGCAGCTCGCCGTCGTCGGTAGCAGCGAAGCCTGCATCGCCACGCATCCATCCGACATGGCCGTCGCGCTGCGTCTGCTCGATGCGACGGTGGAAACCCTCAAGCCGAACGGGACCAAGCGCTCGATCACAATCGCGGACTTCCATCGCCTGCCGGGGACGACACCGCACATCGAGACGGCCATGGAAGCCGGCGAACTGATTACCGCGGTCACACTGCCGAAGCCCGTTGGTGGGACGCAGATCTATCGAAAGGTACGCGACCGGGCATCCTACGCGTTCGCCCTGGTTTCGGTCGCTGCCATTGTGCAACGGGACGGATCGGGACGCGTGGCACTTGGCGGCGTCGCTCCCAAACCTTGGCGCAGCGAGCAGGCTGAGGCGGAGCTGTCGCGTGGCGCGAAGGCTACGGCGGCGGTGCTGCTGGATGGTGCCAAACCCACCCGCGAGAACGCGTTCAAGTTGCCGCTGGTCGAGCGCACGCTTGGCGCAGTCCTGGCCGAAGCGAGGGCCTGA
- a CDS encoding O-antigen ligase family protein — protein MNQRADISSASRPEWLPRVGLFGAAFAVTAAMVVTAPLVTVSTGAPLTGGGNSARQLGYLSAFLVMLYAAGGFHDFRKLRMLPLGLGLVLLWCWASVFWAVDPSIAVRRLTLTTLIICGVFIAARGMDAAQIFKYLRLILVATLVANYLAVALFPQIGVHQFEPGGDPSLIGGWRGVFPEKNATGAVCAITIILFLFDTRNVSAKLSLVIIAATAFFLVQTGSKTSLGLVGLSLLVGWGYRGYNRRYWAVTIFLIVLIAFAAFAYATFHWEELIAPLRREDTLTGRSQIWLVMGAYISDNWLLGSGYGAFWNVGEDSPVYRYIKSGSWLALVASGHNGYLDIAAQIGLPGAIAVSYVLVVQPLFSLLANQTVSKERGSLLIASLIFCACHNLTESTILDRDSFLQFYLVLTVALIGMTKASDEMPAA, from the coding sequence ATGAACCAACGCGCCGATATCAGTTCGGCGAGCCGTCCGGAGTGGCTGCCGCGCGTTGGCTTGTTTGGAGCCGCCTTCGCGGTCACGGCGGCCATGGTCGTCACGGCTCCCCTGGTGACGGTGTCCACAGGAGCGCCACTGACCGGAGGCGGGAATTCGGCGCGGCAGTTGGGATATCTCTCGGCCTTCCTCGTCATGCTCTATGCAGCGGGCGGCTTTCACGACTTCAGGAAGCTCCGGATGCTTCCGCTGGGTCTCGGCCTCGTCCTGCTATGGTGCTGGGCGAGCGTGTTCTGGGCCGTCGATCCGAGCATCGCGGTCCGCCGGTTGACGCTGACGACCCTGATCATATGCGGAGTGTTCATTGCCGCCAGGGGCATGGATGCGGCGCAGATCTTCAAATATCTGCGGCTTATTCTCGTCGCGACGCTGGTGGCCAATTACCTGGCGGTCGCCCTGTTTCCGCAGATCGGCGTGCACCAGTTCGAGCCCGGCGGCGATCCGAGTCTGATCGGCGGCTGGCGCGGCGTGTTTCCGGAGAAGAACGCCACCGGAGCGGTCTGCGCCATCACGATCATCCTCTTCCTGTTCGACACCAGGAACGTGTCGGCCAAGCTGAGCCTCGTCATCATCGCCGCGACAGCTTTTTTCCTGGTGCAGACCGGTTCGAAGACCTCGCTCGGCCTGGTCGGGCTGTCCCTCCTCGTCGGGTGGGGTTACCGCGGGTACAACCGGCGCTATTGGGCCGTGACGATCTTCTTGATCGTCCTGATCGCCTTCGCAGCCTTCGCCTACGCGACCTTCCACTGGGAAGAGTTGATCGCTCCGCTCCGTCGCGAGGATACCCTGACCGGACGGTCGCAGATATGGCTCGTCATGGGCGCCTATATTTCTGACAACTGGCTCCTCGGTTCGGGCTATGGCGCGTTCTGGAACGTCGGAGAGGACAGCCCGGTCTATCGCTATATTAAGAGCGGAAGCTGGCTTGCCCTGGTCGCGAGCGGACATAACGGCTATCTCGACATCGCGGCGCAGATCGGCCTGCCCGGCGCGATAGCCGTATCCTATGTCCTGGTCGTCCAGCCCCTGTTCTCGTTGCTGGCCAATCAGACTGTTTCGAAGGAGCGTGGATCGCTTCTCATCGCGTCGCTGATCTTCTGCGCCTGCCATAATTTGACGGAATCGACCATTCTCGACAGGGATTCGTTCCTGCAGTTCTACCTCGTCTTGACCGTCGCCCTGATCGGCATGACGAAAGCGAGCGACGAGATGCCCGCGGCCTGA